In Pungitius pungitius chromosome 2, fPunPun2.1, whole genome shotgun sequence, a single window of DNA contains:
- the cwf19l1 gene encoding CWF19-like protein 1, which translates to MSEQPVRVLACGDVGGRLSALFSRVQSIQKKAGPFDLLLCVGEFFGATPEAEAEWQQYKTGAKKAPVHTYVLGAASQETVRSFPGAEGCELAENITYLGRRGVFTGVSGLQIAYVSGREALQEPAPAHCFTSKDLSALVAPLTSGSKFRGVDVLLTCQWPRGVWQYGNAPEVNTKACGSGAVAELADHLKPRYHFAALEGAHYERLPYRNHVILQENAQHVSRFIALAAVNNPAKKKYLYAFNIIPMKTMDPSELVKQPQDVTENPYRRSTKERAERLKTSLSSTQEEEPANQFFFDLSNKQGAGFRGRGRKRYSDEGRDGRPDGQNKQPRRPPQPSGPCWFCLASPQVEKHLVISIGTHCYLALAKGSLTPRHMLILPIGHYQSVVELGSEVLEEMERYKAALKSFYQSRGERCVLFERNYRSQHLQLQVVPVPLARCTTEDIKEAFMVQAQEQQMELMEIPEHTDLKQIAPPGTPYFYVELDSGEKLYYRIQKHFPLQFGREVLASEVLLNIPTRADWRECKQSREEEEDSCKQLRDDFQPYDFAWED; encoded by the exons ATGTCGGAACAACCCGTGAGAGT cttggCGTGCGGAGACGTCGGCGGCCGGCTGAGCGCTCTGTTCAGCCGAGTGCAGAGCATCCAGAAGAAGGCGGGACCGTTCGAT ctgctgctgtgcgTCGGGGAGTTCTTCGGGGCGACGCCGGAGGCCGAGGCAGAGTGGCAGCAGTACAAAACCGGAGCCAAGAAAG CTCCCGTCCACACCTACGTCCTCGGGGCGGCGAGCCAGGAGACGGTGCGCAGCTTCCCCGGCGCCGAAGGCTGCGAGCTGGCTGAAAACATCACGTACCTGG ggcgGCGCGGCGTGTTCACGGGCGTATCGGGCTTACAGATTGCCTACGTCAGTGGGCGGGAGGCCCTGCAGGAGCCGGCCCCCGCCCACTGCTTCACCTCCAAAGACCTGTCGGCCCTCGTGGCCCCGCTGACCAGCGGCTCCAAGTTCCGAGGGGTGGACGTGCTGCTGACGTGCCAGTGGCCCCGCGGCGTGTGGCAGTACGGGAACGCGCCG gaagTGAACACGAAGGCCTGCGGCAGCGGCGCCGTCGCTGAGCTCGCCGACCACCTGAAGCCGCGGTACCACTTCGCCGCACTAGAGGGCGCTCACTATGAGAGACTCCCCTACAG GAATCACGTGATCCTCCAGGAGAACGCTCAGCACGTGAGCCGCTTCATCGCGCTCGCCGCCGTCAACAACCCCGCCAAGAAGAAG TATTTGTACGCCTTCAACATCATCCCGATGAAGACCATGGATCCTTCAGAGCTGGTGAAGCAGCCGCAGGACGTCACGGAAAACCCCTACAGGCGCTCCACCAAGGAGAGGGCGGAGCGGCTGAAGACGAGCCTCAGCTCCACCCAGGAGGAG GAGCCGGCCAATCAGTTCTTCTTCGACCTGAGTAATAAGCAGGGGGCGGGGTTTAGAGGCCGCGGCAGGAAGCGATACTCGGACGAAGGACGAGATGGGCGTCCTGATGGACAAAACAAGCAGCCCCGCAGGCCCC CTCAGCCGTCTGGTCCCTGCTGGTTCTGCCTGGCCAGTCCTCAGGTGGAGAAACACCTGGTCATCAGCATCGGGACCCAC TGTTACCTGGCTCTGGCCAAAGGCAGCCTGACCCCCCGGCACATGCTGATCCTCCCCATCGGCCACTACCAGTCGGTGGTGGAGCTGGGCTCCGAGGtcctggaggagatggagcgGTACAAGGCGGCGCTGAAGAGCTTCTACCAGAGCCGAGGAGAGCGCTGCGTGCTGTTTgagaggaactacaggagccAGCACCTGCAGCTGCAG GTGGTCCCGGTGCCGCTGGCCCGCTGCACCACGGAGGACATCAAGGAGGCCTTCATGGTGCAGGCCCAGGAGCAACAGATGGAGCTGATGGAGATCCCGGAGCACACCGACCTCAAACag ATTGCTCCTCCTGGGACACCGTACTTCTACGTGGAGCTGGACTCGGGGGAGAAGCTCTACTACCGAATCCAGAAGCACTTCCCTCTGCAGTTTGGAAG ggAGGTCCTGGCCAGCGAGGTGTTGCTGAACATCCCGACTCGAGCCGACTGGAGGGAGTGCAAacagagcagggaggaggaggaggacagctgcAAGCAGCTGAGGGACGACTTCCAGCCCTACGACTTCGCCTGGGAagactga
- the dmtf1 gene encoding cyclin-D-binding Myb-like transcription factor 1, giving the protein MWQPGGPRTVLHPGTYLHPGNSQVPGPKTGSINEAESGPWVPSLSRRTMSSAAEDEDEAAESVPPTQESPPHDEDSEPFQKKLRLSAEEQGASLEPQFSAVTLPVSAGAEGFEVTMTASADGDLSEDGVARIQLLQEDEDADQKSDVSPVSQAWFTTKEDKDTLANKGHKWKQGMWSKEEIDLLMSNIDHYVKGRGIEDPAEIIFEMSKEERKDFYRSVALGLNRPLFAVYRRVLRMYDNRNHVGKYTAEEIEKLKALKDKHGNDWATIGGALGRSASSVKDRCRLMKDTCNTGKWSEEEERRLAEVVYEMAGASPGAAVTGGVSWATVAEQVRTRSEKQCRSKWLNYLNWKHSGGTEWMKEDDLSLVRRISELEVEDENEIKWEELAGGWSSVRSPQWLRSKWWSIKRQVANHKEIPFSVLLKGLQEVMASSQTASGPGSPSSASSSSLQIRLTRLDEGVGPAPGSVAALQIPLQITHLASDPSTAAGDAETITLNAGALQTFEILPSFHLQPTGTPGTYYLQTTSAQGLPLSLAANGTVTLTTGPSPPSHEHIILHGLSTDGLCAADGVIIQTVTPDPTSANPLGQSQLVVETEGRSQEERLDATSLLEGSEGVVTETREPMTDSLTDKELSSPSVEGAVVHSGITPGSAVLIVSPPNISSTLTDPILENQEGSD; this is encoded by the exons ATGTGGCAACCCGGCGGGCCTCGGACGGTCCTCCATCCTGGCACTTACCTTCATCCTGGTAACTCGCAAGTCCCCGGACCAAAAACAGGAA GTATTAATGAGGCAGAGAGCGGCCCGTGGGTTCCATCCCTCAGCCGGCGCACCATGAGTTCAGCagcggaggacgaggacgaagcCGCCGAGTCGGTTCCTCCGACTcaggagagccccccccacg acgaGGACTCGGAGCCTTTCCAGAAGAAGCTCCGCCTCTCGGCTGAGGAGCAGGGAGCCTCGTTGGAGCCTCAGTTCTCCGCGGTCACCCTCCCAG TGTCGGCAGGCGCCGAAGGCTTCGAGGTGACCATGACGGCCTCGGCGGACGGGGATCTCTCCGAGGACGGAGTCGCTCGGATTCAG ctcctgcaggaggacgaggacgccgATCAGAAGTCCGACGTGTCCCCTGTCAGTCAGGCCTGGTTCACCACCAAAGAGGACAAGGACACGCTGGCCAACAAAG GTCACAAGTGGAAACAGGGCATGTGGTCCAAAGAGGAGATCGACCTCCTGATGAGCAACATCGACCACTACGTGAAG GGGCGGGGCATCGAGGACCCGGCCGAGATCATCTTCGAGATGtccaaggaggagaggaaggacttCTACCGCTCCGTGGCGCTCGGCCTCAACCGCCCGCTGTTCGCCGTGTACCGCCGGGTTCTCCGGATGTACGACAACCGCAACCACGTGGGGAA gTACACCGCCGAGGAGATCGAGAAGCTGAAAGC GCTGAAGGACAAACACGGCAACGACTGGGCCACCATCGGGGGGGCGCTGGGCCGCAGCGCCTCCTCCGTCAAAGACCGCTGCCGCCTGATGAAGGACACCTGCAACacag GTAAgtggagcgaggaggaggagcggcgtcTGGCCGAGGTGGTGTACGAGATGGCGGGCGCGTCGCCGGGGGCGGCGGTCACCGGGGGCGTGTCCTGGGCCACGGTGGCCGAGCAGGTCCGCACGCGCTCAGAGAAGCAGTGTCGCTCCAAGTGGCTCAACTACCTCAACTGGAAGCACAGCGGGGGCACCGAGTGGATGAAGGAGGACGACCTGAGCCTCGTGcgcag GATTtcggagctggaggtggaggacgagAACGAGATCAAGTGGGAGGAGCTAGCGGGCGGGTGGAGCAGCGTCCGCTCGCCCCAGTGGCTGCGATCCAAGTGGTGGAGCATCAAGAGACAAGTAGCCAATCACAAGGAGATCCCCTTCAGcg TCCTCCTGAAGGGTCTCCAGGAGGTGATGGCGTCTTCCCAGACGGCCTCCGGACCGGGTAGCCCCTCCTCTGCCTCGTCCTCTTCGCTGCAGATCCGGCTCACGCGGTTGGACGAGGGCGTTGGCCCCGCCCCCGGCTCCGTGGCGGCGCTGCAGATCCCGCTGCAGATCACGCACCTGG CCTCGGACCCCTCGACCGCGGCCGGCGACGCTGAAACCATCACGCTGAACGCCGGCGCCCTGCAGACCTTCGAGATCCTGCCG TCCTTCCACCTGCAGCCCACCGGCACCCCGGGGACCTACTACCTGCAGACCACGTCCGCCCAGGGGCTCCCGCTCAGCTTGGCCGCCAACGGCACGGTTACCCTGACGACGGGCCCCTCGCCGCCGTCCCACGAGCACATCATCCTGCACGGGCTGTCG ACGGACGGCCTCTGCGCCGCCGACGGCGTCATCATCCAGACCGTGACCCCCGACCCCACCTCCGCCAACCCCCTCGGCCAATCGCAGCTGGTTGTGGAGACGGAGGGGCGGAGCCAGGAGGAAAGACTCGATGCCACGAGTCTCCTTGAGGGGTCGGAGGGCGTTGTCACGGAAACACGGGAGCCTATGACTGACAGCTTGACAGACAAG GAGCTGAGCTCACCTTCTGTTGAGGGTGCagtggtgcattctgggataacACCCGGCAGCGCCGTGCTGATTGTGTCTCCTCCCAACATCAGCAGCACGCTGACCg ATCCGATTCTGGAGAACCAGGAAGGATCTGACTGA